In Raphanus sativus cultivar WK10039 unplaced genomic scaffold, ASM80110v3 Scaffold0087, whole genome shotgun sequence, a single window of DNA contains:
- the LOC108847914 gene encoding uncharacterized protein LOC108847914, whose amino-acid sequence MKVRSSVKKLCEFCKTVKRRRRVYVICSSNPKHKQRQGFCSIAHDGIIPPPLFSESVANQEVVRMPGQGVSAGLASLLHKRPEPAAVFGWRSGLASVLFKQGN is encoded by the exons atgAAGGTGAGATCATCTGTGAAGAAGTTGTGTGAGTTTTGTAAGACGGTGAAGCGCCGTCGACGTGTCTATGTTATTTGTTCGTCCAATCCTAAGCACAAGCAAAGGCAAGGATTCTGCTCCATTGCTCATGATGGAATCATTCCTCCTCCCTT GTTTTCGGAGTCGGTTGCTAATCAGGAGGTGGTGAGGATGCCTGGCCAGGGAGTATCAGCTGGTCTCGCATCGCTCTTACACAAAAGGCCTGAGCCAGCAGCGGTTTTCGGATGGAGGTCAGGTCTTGCATCCGTTCTCTTCAAG